A section of the Dehalococcoidia bacterium genome encodes:
- a CDS encoding MoaD/ThiS family protein codes for MRVRVELQAYLDKYSPNGAGEFELELPEGATVDTLVRRLGIPDDMAQVIIVNNENSDFDRALQEGDRVILIPPLAGGQ; via the coding sequence ATGCGGGTGAGGGTGGAGCTGCAGGCCTATCTGGACAAGTATTCGCCCAACGGCGCCGGGGAGTTCGAGCTGGAACTGCCCGAGGGAGCTACGGTAGACACGCTAGTGCGACGCCTGGGCATACCGGACGACATGGCCCAGGTCATCATCGTCAATAACGAGAACTCGGACTTCGACCGCGCCCTGCAGGAGGGGGACAGGGTCATCCTCATCCCACCCCTGGCAGGGGGCCAATAG
- a CDS encoding non-heme iron oxygenase ferredoxin subunit → MAEFVKVATVSELPPGEMKIVELDGKEIVVANLGGEFVAFSNECTHRGGPLGEGELKGDVVECPWHGGQFNVRTGEVVAPPPSRPIACFQVQVQGDEIRVAKS, encoded by the coding sequence ATGGCTGAATTCGTAAAGGTAGCCACCGTCAGCGAGTTGCCACCCGGGGAGATGAAGATCGTGGAGCTGGACGGCAAGGAGATAGTGGTGGCCAACCTGGGCGGCGAGTTCGTGGCCTTCAGCAACGAGTGCACTCACCGCGGCGGGCCGTTGGGCGAAGGGGAGCTGAAGGGCGATGTGGTTGAGTGCCCCTGGCACGGCGGCCAGTTCAACGTCCGCACTGGCGAGGTGGTGGCGCCGCCCCCTTCGCGTCCCATCGCCTGCTTCCAGGTCCAGGTCCAGGGCGACGAGATCCGGGTGGCCAAGTCCTAG